The proteins below are encoded in one region of Deltaproteobacteria bacterium:
- a CDS encoding 4Fe-4S dicluster domain-containing protein, producing MAYEILQSCIECGVCLPECPEGAISEGSPYVIDPKFCTECGACAEVCPVEACVPAGTDRRRASNK from the coding sequence ATGGCTTACGAAATACTCCAATCCTGCATCGAATGCGGCGTATGTCTGCCCGAGTGTCCCGAAGGGGCGATCTCCGAGGGGAGTCCCTACGTGATCGACCCCAAGTTCTGCACCGAGTGCGGCGCCTGCGCCGAGGTCTGTCCGGTCGAGGCCTGCGTGCCGGCCGGCACCGACCGGCGCCGGGCCTCCAACAAGTAG
- a CDS encoding DUF3568 family protein: MPRKRILLPLVVLAVFPALGGCTALPGMLPLALPVLVSGAGGGIAYTVTNVAYKTFSYPIEKVEAANRKALRKMGIVEVWRKVEDSNVEVKAETSKLTIYIDFEKITAATTKMKVNVKRALIFKDKATATEIIVQTGRFLEQDAAAPALLFVKGSGGGDETPGPLGL; this comes from the coding sequence ATGCCGAGAAAAAGAATTCTCCTGCCCCTTGTCGTTCTCGCCGTCTTCCCGGCGCTCGGCGGATGCACCGCCCTGCCGGGCATGCTCCCTCTCGCCCTGCCGGTTCTCGTGAGCGGCGCCGGCGGCGGCATAGCCTACACCGTCACCAACGTCGCCTACAAGACCTTCAGCTATCCAATCGAGAAGGTGGAGGCCGCCAACCGCAAGGCCCTGCGCAAGATGGGCATCGTCGAGGTCTGGCGCAAGGTCGAGGACTCGAACGTGGAGGTGAAGGCCGAGACCTCGAAGCTCACCATCTACATCGACTTCGAGAAGATAACGGCCGCCACCACCAAGATGAAGGTCAACGTCAAGAGGGCGCTCATATTCAAGGACAAGGCCACGGCGACGGAGATAATAGTCCAGACCGGTAGGTTCCTTGAGCAAGACGCCGCCGCCCCGGCCTTGCTGTTTGTGAAGGGGAGCGGGGGCGGAGATGAGACGCCAGGCCCCTTAGGCCTTTGA
- a CDS encoding iron-sulfur cluster carrier protein ApbC, translated as MSAPAVNEEAVLKALGTVMDPELGKDLVTLGMIKNLKVEGSRVAFDLVLTTPSCPLKKELTDSARSAVEALDGVEQVDVNTTASVPQAKNLPQQAPIPKVKNTIAVASGKGGVGKSTVAVNLALALSQSGAKVGLLDIDLYGPSLPLMMGIHEPLKATPQERLVPLEAYGVKLISVGFMLDEETPLIWRGPLVMQLVKQFLTGVEWGELDYLVIDLPPGTGDAQLTLVQTIPVTGAVIVTTPQDVALIDARRAIKMFGEVKVPIIGIVENMSYFTCPHCNETTEIFSHGGGQKTSDRYGVPFLGSLPMDPAIREGGDAGKPVVVARPESKDAEIFMEIAQNVASKLSIMALS; from the coding sequence GTGTCCGCTCCGGCTGTAAACGAAGAGGCCGTGCTCAAGGCCCTGGGTACCGTCATGGACCCGGAGCTCGGCAAGGATCTCGTCACTCTGGGAATGATAAAGAACCTCAAGGTCGAGGGATCGAGGGTGGCCTTCGACCTGGTGCTCACCACGCCGTCGTGTCCGCTCAAAAAGGAGCTCACCGACTCGGCGCGCTCGGCCGTCGAGGCCCTGGACGGGGTGGAGCAGGTGGATGTCAACACGACGGCCAGCGTGCCCCAGGCCAAGAACCTGCCCCAGCAGGCGCCGATCCCCAAGGTCAAGAACACCATCGCCGTGGCCAGCGGCAAGGGCGGGGTGGGCAAATCGACGGTGGCGGTGAACCTGGCGCTTGCGCTCTCGCAAAGCGGCGCAAAGGTCGGGCTCCTCGACATAGACCTGTACGGGCCGAGTCTGCCGCTCATGATGGGCATCCACGAGCCGCTCAAGGCGACACCGCAGGAGCGGCTCGTGCCGCTCGAGGCCTACGGCGTGAAGCTCATCTCCGTGGGCTTCATGCTCGACGAGGAGACACCGCTCATCTGGCGCGGGCCGCTGGTCATGCAGCTCGTAAAACAGTTCCTCACCGGTGTGGAGTGGGGCGAGCTCGACTACCTGGTCATAGACCTCCCGCCCGGCACGGGAGACGCCCAGCTCACGCTCGTGCAGACCATACCGGTCACCGGGGCCGTCATCGTGACCACCCCCCAGGACGTGGCCCTCATAGACGCCCGCCGGGCCATAAAGATGTTCGGCGAAGTGAAGGTGCCCATAATCGGCATCGTCGAGAACATGAGCTACTTCACCTGTCCCCACTGCAACGAGACGACCGAGATATTCAGCCACGGCGGGGGGCAGAAGACGAGCGACCGCTACGGCGTGCCCTTCCTCGGAAGCCTGCCGATGGACCCGGCGATCCGCGAGGGCGGCGACGCGGGAAAGCCCGTTGTCGTGGCCAGACCCGAATCGAAGGACGCCGAGATATTCATGGAGATAGCGCAGAACGTGGCGAGCAAGCTCAGTATAATGGCCCTTAGCTGA
- a CDS encoding dihydroorotate dehydrogenase encodes MSVRIGALELRNPVMTASGTFGYGLEFSGHLDLGRLGAVVVKGLSLEPRPGNPPPRIVETPCGMLNAIGLQNVGVRAFVEERLPQLRRFDTAVVANIFGESRGEYAEVARILDDAGGVGALEINISCPNVRKGGMVFGTDPREAAAVVEAVRRATTLPVITKLSPNVTDIALMVRAVEEAGTDAVSLINTLTGMVIDVERRRPVLANRVGGLSGPAIRPVAVRMVWEAAAAARTPVIGIGGIMTGRDALEFILAGAAAVQVGTASFVDPAAAVRVLEGVEEYMERHGVERLSELVGAAS; translated from the coding sequence ATGTCGGTGCGCATAGGCGCCCTCGAGCTCAGAAATCCCGTCATGACCGCCTCGGGCACATTCGGCTACGGCCTCGAGTTCAGCGGCCACCTCGACCTCGGCCGCCTCGGCGCCGTGGTCGTCAAGGGTCTCTCCCTCGAGCCCCGTCCCGGAAACCCGCCGCCCCGCATAGTCGAAACGCCCTGCGGCATGCTCAACGCCATAGGACTCCAGAACGTGGGCGTCCGGGCCTTTGTCGAAGAAAGACTGCCGCAGCTTCGCCGCTTCGACACCGCCGTGGTGGCCAACATCTTCGGCGAGAGCCGCGGCGAGTACGCCGAGGTCGCCCGGATCCTCGACGACGCCGGCGGGGTCGGCGCCCTCGAGATCAACATCTCGTGCCCCAACGTCAGGAAGGGCGGCATGGTCTTCGGCACCGACCCCCGCGAGGCGGCCGCCGTGGTGGAGGCCGTGAGAAGGGCCACGACCCTTCCCGTCATAACCAAGCTATCCCCCAACGTCACGGACATCGCCCTCATGGTCCGCGCCGTCGAGGAGGCCGGCACCGACGCCGTATCGCTCATAAACACCCTTACGGGCATGGTAATAGACGTGGAGCGGCGAAGGCCCGTGCTGGCCAACAGGGTCGGCGGGCTGTCGGGGCCCGCCATACGTCCCGTGGCGGTGCGCATGGTCTGGGAGGCGGCCGCCGCCGCCCGCACGCCCGTCATAGGGATAGGCGGCATCATGACGGGCCGCGACGCCCTGGAGTTCATCCTGGCGGGCGCCGCGGCCGTGCAGGTCGGCACGGCGAGCTTCGTGGATCCGGCCGCCGCCGTCAGGGTGCTCGAGGGCGTCGAGGAGTACATGGAGCGCCACGGCGTGGAGCGCCTCTCCGAGCTCGTCGGCGCCGCCTCGTGA
- a CDS encoding dihydroorotate dehydrogenase electron transfer subunit, which translates to MMNRTIPDGPRSAAASVTDNVELCRGHFGLTVELPSPWRVRPGQFLMVRVSDGPDPLSLDPLLRRPFGVADVAGGALGGGLVTGTRIEIIYRVVGRGTAIMSRLRPGDVIDVLGPLGNGFPPVEPGRRLVMVAGGIGIPPFKLLARTTGGTLLFGARTGREAALAEQLRAIGGCTVRTATEDGSVGHKGLVTDLLAEEVSAESVVYACGPAAMLRAVARLCAGRGVECHVSLESSMACGMGVCLGCAVRAAQKDHAGAFRPLMVCCDGPVFESSLIDWEAL; encoded by the coding sequence ATGATGAACAGAACCATCCCGGACGGTCCCCGCTCGGCCGCCGCCTCGGTCACGGACAACGTGGAACTCTGCAGGGGCCACTTCGGGCTCACCGTGGAGCTCCCCAGCCCCTGGCGCGTGCGGCCCGGCCAGTTCCTCATGGTGAGGGTCTCGGACGGACCGGACCCGCTCTCCCTGGACCCCCTTCTGCGCCGGCCTTTCGGTGTGGCCGACGTTGCCGGAGGCGCGCTCGGCGGCGGCCTTGTCACGGGGACGAGGATCGAGATCATCTACCGCGTCGTCGGCCGCGGCACGGCCATCATGTCGCGCCTCCGCCCCGGCGACGTCATCGACGTGCTCGGCCCGCTGGGCAACGGTTTTCCGCCCGTGGAGCCGGGGAGGCGGCTCGTCATGGTGGCGGGCGGCATAGGCATCCCGCCCTTCAAGCTCCTGGCAAGGACCACGGGCGGCACGCTCCTCTTCGGCGCGCGCACCGGCCGCGAGGCGGCGCTTGCCGAGCAGTTGCGGGCCATCGGGGGCTGCACCGTCAGAACTGCCACGGAAGACGGCTCCGTGGGTCACAAGGGCCTTGTAACCGACCTGCTCGCCGAAGAGGTCTCGGCTGAGAGCGTGGTCTACGCCTGCGGCCCCGCGGCGATGCTCAGGGCCGTTGCCCGTCTCTGCGCCGGACGGGGCGTGGAGTGTCATGTCTCGCTCGAGAGCTCCATGGCCTGCGGCATGGGCGTGTGCCTGGGCTGCGCCGTCAGGGCGGCGCAGAAGGACCATGCCGGCGCCTTCCGTCCCCTGATGGTCTGCTGCGACGGCCCCGTCTTCGAAAGCTCTCTCATCGACTGGGAGGCCCTGTGA
- a CDS encoding DUF1858 domain-containing protein — protein MAEAKITKEMSIGDVMEKYPVTEKVFIKYFGNGCFTCPGAKMENIAFGATMHGVDADTVVKELNEAVEEGE, from the coding sequence ATGGCGGAAGCGAAGATAACCAAGGAGATGAGCATCGGCGACGTGATGGAGAAGTACCCGGTGACGGAAAAGGTCTTCATAAAGTACTTCGGCAACGGCTGCTTCACCTGTCCCGGCGCCAAGATGGAGAACATCGCCTTCGGAGCCACCATGCACGGCGTGGACGCCGACACGGTGGTCAAGGAGCTCAACGAGGCCGTGGAGGAGGGCGAGTAA
- a CDS encoding NifU family protein: protein MKERVEEALNGIRPALQADGGDVSLVDINEAEGIVRVQLQGACAGCPSAQITLAMGVERAIKEKVPEVKQVLSV from the coding sequence TTGAAGGAACGGGTGGAAGAGGCCCTCAACGGCATCAGGCCGGCCCTGCAGGCCGACGGCGGCGACGTGAGCCTCGTGGACATAAACGAGGCCGAAGGCATCGTCAGGGTTCAGCTCCAGGGCGCGTGCGCCGGCTGTCCCAGCGCGCAGATAACCCTGGCCATGGGTGTTGAGAGGGCGATCAAGGAGAAGGTCCCGGAAGTAAAACAGGTTCTCTCCGTCTGA